The following nucleotide sequence is from Natronosalvus caseinilyticus.
GGACCATCAACAGGGCGTCGGCGGTCTTGTCCATCCGCCCACCGAGTTCGGTGTACTGGGTGATCTCGGGGCCGACCTGGAGGTCGCGGGGCTTCTCCATCGTCTTGACCGCGTAGTCGTGATCGTTCAGGTACCGGGCGACCGACTGGGCGAACGTCGACTTCCCGGCCCCGGGCGACCCGGAGATGAGGACGCCGCGCTGGCGCTCGAGCAGGCGCTCTTTCAATTCGTCGGCGTGTTCGTAGTCCTCGATGTCGGTCTGGACGATCGGTCTGACGGCGGTGATCTCGATGCCGTCGGAAAAAGGCGGCCGAGCGATGGCAATCCGGTAGTCCCGAAACTGGACGATCTTCATCCCCGGTTCCGAGAGCTCGATGAAGCCGCCGGTGGCCTCGCGGGCACCGTCGACGACCTCGCGGGCGTACTCGTCCATCGTGTCCTCGTCGAGGGGCTCGTCGGCGATCTCCTGGTAGTGCATGTCGCCGATCTCGCCGCGTTTGGCCTTCGGCCGCGTGTCCGTCTTGAGGTGGACGCTCATCGTCTGGTCGTCGAAGTACTCCTCGATGGCCAGGGTCCCCACTCGCCGCACTTCGGGGGAGAGGTAGTCCACCTCGAGGCCCTTCGCCTGGGCCACTTCGGCCTGGACGATGTCGCTCGTAACGAAGGTGGCCTCGAGGTCCTCGGCCAGGTCGCGGATGACGGCGTCGATTTCGCCCTCGGCGGCGTGACCGCGCTCGATGGCGGAGGGGCGCTCGCCGACGTACTCGAGGTCGATGCGGCCCTCGTCGGCGAACTCGGCGAGGCGTTTGAGCTCGCCCAGGCCGTCCCAGCCGCTGTCGAGGCCGTCGTTGGCCTGCGCCTCGAGTTCGGCGACGACGGCTTCCGGTACGGAGACCGTCGCTCCCTCGAACTGCCCGTCTTCGATCGCAGCGGAGACGCGGCCGTCGATGACCACGCTCGTGTCCGGCACGACATTCATAACGGTAATTGCTCGACGGAGGCGTATAAGCGTGTCCACCGGCGATACCAGGTGTACGGCTGCCGGACGGGTAAGTACGCGGAAATCATCCAGTCGCGAACAGTCAGCGAGACGGAACGCGTTAAGAGGCGGTCGCTCGACCCGTACCTGGCAGATTGTCGATTGGAACAGCTATTTATCATCCGTTGTGATTGCCACGACTGTGGCTACGATCGACCAGCAACCGGCGTCGCCGCTCGTCTTCGACCGGAGCGACGGCTGGCTCGTGACCGGCGCGACCGGCCTCCTGTTCGCGTGCTACCTGGGACTGGTCGTCGTCGCAAACGCGACCGACTCGGTCCATGCGTGGCACCTCGCCGCCGTCGCGGTCGTCCCCGGGGCAGTCCTCGGCTGTCGACTCGCCGTGGCCTCGTCCCGAGAGGCCGTCCGCCGTGGACTCGGTCTCGCCATCATTTTCGCCGCGGCCGCCGCCGTCCTCGTCGTCGTCTACCAGAGCCGCTCGCCGGGCTTCGGACTCGAATCGACTCGACCGCTCTCGGTCGTCGCCGTCTTCGTCGCCATCGTCTCGTTCTTCCTCCTCGTCACCGACGCCAGGCAGTACTCGGTCGGCGAGTGGGTTGCGATCGGTTGTTTCGCCGTCCTCGCCGCCGTCTCGCTCGCACACACGCTGGCGTTCGTCCCCTCGAGTTCGCAGTCGCGATGGCCCGTGTGGGCCCTGGTCGTGATGGGGAGCAGCCTCGTCGTGATTCCGCGCCTCGTTCCCGAACGGGTGTTCCTCTGGACCATCTCTCGCCTGGCCGCGGCCGTCGTCCTGCTGGGACTGGTCACGTACCTCGTTGGCGACTACTCGCTGTGGCTCTTCGAGGTTCGCCAGTGGTCCGGCTCCCCGTCACTCCCGGGAATCGAGACCGACGTCACGATCATGCGATCGATCTTCGTGAACCCGAACTCCCTTGGCGTGGTCACCTTCGCCGGATTCGTCGCCGCTATGGTGGAGTTCCATCGGGCGGTCGCCACCAGACGCCCCCTCGGTGGGGCCGTCACCGCCGCCCTCGCCGGAATCTGCGGCCTCGGGTTATTTCTCTCGAACGCCCGGGCGTCGATGCTCGCCGCGGCGACCGCCGTCGTGGTCTACGCCGGGTACGTCGTCTTCGGTCGACGCGCCGTCCCTGCGGTACTCGTCGCGACCGCCCTCACAATCGGCGGATTTCTCCTCGGAATGTACGTCGACGTCATCGGCATCTCCGACTCGAACCGCTTCGCCCTCTGGGCCGGGAGCCTCGCGGCGATCCGGGACGGCCCGCTCCTGTTCGGATACGGCGCTCCGGCGGGACACGTCATCGAACCCTACCTCGAGGGCGGACTGTCCGCGTCGCCGCACAACTCGTACCTCTCGGTGTTCGTCCGGTTCGGACTGGTCGGCGGCCTCGCGTACCTCGGCCTCGTCGTCGGCAGCGTCGTCGCCGGGGCGATCGAGTACCGCGAGGTCGACGTCGCGATGCTCGCGTTCGCCGCCGGCTGGGCCGTCCACCAGCTGTTCGAGTCCTATACCCTGTTCTGGTGGTCACCCGGCGCGGTGATCGGTTCGCTCGTCATCGGGTACCTCCTGTTCGGGGACTGAGCGCTCGAGCCGGCGGCAGTCGGGTCCACGTTCGATCTGGCGGCGGTCGGGTCCACTTTCGAAGACCGAATCCGGTGGACCCAACACCTCCACCGTCGTACTCGCCGCCATGCACGTTCGCGAACTGACCCGCGACCTCGTCTCCATTCCCAGCCACCAGGACGAGACGGCCGCGGGCGACTACGTCGAGGACTGGCTGCGACGCGAAACCGATGCCGACGTCATTCGAGACGAGGTGGGGAACGTGATCGCTCGCCGGGGAGAAGGCGGAGCGTCGCTGGCACTCGTCGGCCACCACGACGTCGTCGACCCGGCGCCCTCACAGCTCGATACCAGTGGCGGGTACGTCGTCGACGAACGCAGCGGGCGTCTCTACGGCCGCGGCGCGGCCGACATGAAGGGGGCCGTCGCGGCGGCGATGCTCGCGTTTCGAGACGCCGACCCCGCTGGCGAACTCGTCTTCGCGAGCTTCGTCGGCGAGGAGGTGGGTGGCGTCGGCGCCCGCCACGCCATCGAGCACGGCTTCGCCCCCGACTACGCGGTCGTCGGGGAGGGGTCGACGAACTACTCCGGCCCGGGCGTGACCGACGTCGCCGTGGCCCACCGGGGTCGCCGCGGGAGCACGATCACCGCCCGCGGGACGGCGGCTCACGCCAGCGAACCCGACGTCGGCGAGAACGCCATTTACCGCGCGGCTGACGCCGTCGATGCAATCCGAAAACTCGAGCCGCCAACGGTCGAGGTCGCGGGCGAACCACTCGAGGGACAGGTCACCGTCACCGAAATCGACGGCGGGTCGGGGATCAACGTCGTCCCCGACTCGTGTACGCTGACGGTCGACGAGCGAACCGTCCCCGGCGAGCGGGTCGATCTCGAGTCCGTCGCAGCCCTCCCGGGAATCGAGTGGACGGTCGACCAGGACCTGCCGCCGATGCGCTGTGGGGACGACGGATTCGCCGAGTCAGTGCTCGAGGTGGCTCGAGCAGTCCAGTCAGACGCGTCGACCCCGCCGGAACTCGTGACGAAACCCCACGCCACTGACGCCGGCTGGCTCGTCCAGGCCGGCACCGAGTGCGTCGTCTACGGCCCGTCCGAACCCGGCGAGGCCCACACCGCCACGGAGAGCGTTTCGATCCGGGTGCTCGAGCGCTGTCTCGAGACGTACCGGCGGCTCGCGTCTACGGGGTGGAAGCGAGGCGGGTGAATCACAGGCCGACGCAACTACTGATCGAAGAAAACGAATCGAGAGTATTCACCTACCCGAGGAAGTACCGCGTCCACGGGTAACGCTCGACGAGTGGCTGACCGCCGACCTCGTACTGCTCGATATAGGCGTCGAGCCCGAGGATGCGGCCGGCACCGAAGGCGGCGACCGACAGGAAGACGAGCATGTACGCGAAGTCGCCGTTGATGTAGCCGTGGGAGATGTCCCAGTTGCCCAGGTAGAACATGAGCATCATGAACGCGCCCCAGAAGGCCGCCAGGCGCGTCAGGACGCCGAAGATGAGCCCGAGACCGATGAGGACCTCGCCCCACGGGACGGCGACGTTCACGAAGTCGACGAACCAGCCGGTCTCGCCCATCGCGACGAACAGGTCCGCGGCGGGACTCCCGTTGTTCGGTGCCGCCCCCGTGAGATAGCCCGCCGCACTGAACTCTCTGGAGAGGACCTTATCGACCCCGCTCTGGAAGAAGGCGAGTCCCATCATCAGTCGCAGGGCGAGGATGAACCAGACGCTGAGAGTGTGAAGCTTTCCGGTCGCCGTGTATCCTGCAACTGTGCTTTGCAGTTGTACTTCTTCTGTTGCCATGGTTGAACAGTCGTCTGCTGATCCATTAAACGAGGGGACCGATTCCCAATACGTGGTATTCGTCTCGCCGGATTCGTTTCGCTTCGCTCGTGACGTCGCCAGCGCCGCCTCGAGGCGTTCGCCGAAACCACGAGGTTGATAGCCCGCCGCAAGTATTGCAGTGACATGGCGACAGTCTCGGATTCGGAGACGGAGACGGACGGTGCTTACGACGAACTTCTCACGCGCATCGAACGCATCACGAACGTCGGCAACGCCGCCGGGGTCCTCCGGTGGGACCAGGAGGTCGTGATGCCCGAAGGCGGCACGCCCGCCCGGGCGAAACAGCTCTCGACGCTCTCGGCGCTCGGCCACGAACTGCTGACCGACGAACGAACCGGCGTGCTGCTCGAGGCACTCGAGGATACCGAACTCGACGGGGAGGAAGAAGCCGTCGTCCGCGAAATCCGACGGCGGTACGACCGAGCGACGAGTGTTCCCCAGGACCTCGTCGAAGAAATCTCGGAGACGACCGCGAACGCCCACCCGACGTGGGTCGAGGCCAAAGAAGAAGACGACTTCTCGATTTTCGAACCGACGCTCGAGAAACTGGTCGACCTACAGAAGGAGTACGCGAACCACATCGACCCGGACGCCGATCCCTACGAGGTCCTCTTTGCCGACTACGAGCCCTACCTCGACCTCGAAACCGCCGAGCGCGTCCTCGAGCGCCTGCGCGACGAACTCGTGCCGCTGCTCGAGGCCATCGACGACTCCGAGGCCGACGTCGAGACCGACGCCTTTGCAGGCACGTTCGACGACGACGATCAGGAAGCGCTCGCTCGAGACGTGCTCGACTCGCTGGGCTACGACTGGGATCGCGGCCGTCTCGACACCGCCCCGCACCCGTTCTCGACGGGCACCCAGTTCGACGCGCGCGTGACGACTCGCTTCGACGAGAACGACCTGCTGGGGTCGATCACGTCGACCATCCACGAGTTCGGCCACGCCAACTACACCCTCGGCCTTCCCGACGAGGGGTACGGCACCCCGCTCGGTGAAGCGCGAGACCTGACCGTCCACGAGTCGCAGTCCCGCCTCTGGGAGAACCACGTCGGTCGTTCCCGCCCGTTCTGGGAGCACTTCCTGCCGATCGCCCGCGAGCGCTTCCCCGAACTCGAGGACGTCTCCCCGGAGGCGGCCTACGAGGCGGCCAACCAGGTCTACGACGACAACCTCATTCGGGTCGAGGCGGACGAACTCACCTACCACCTCCACATCGTCGTTCGCTTCGAGATCGAACGCGACCTGATCTCGGGCGACCTCGAGGTCTCTGGCGTCCCCGAGGCCTGGAACGACAAGTACGAGGAGTACCTCGGCATCCGCCCCGAAACCGACGCCGAGGGCTGTCTGCAGGACATCCACTGGAGCCACGGCTCCTTCGGGTACTTCCCGACGTACTCGTTGGGGTCGGTGCTCGCCGCGCAACTGTACGCCGCCGCCGAGGACGACCTCGGAGAGTTCGACGACCGCGTCCGCGAGGGCGACTTCGCCGACCTCAATGGCTGGCTGCGCGAGGAGATCCACGCTCACGGCAAGCGCTACACCACGCCCGACCTCGTCGAGGAAGCCACCGGCGAGACCTACACGGCGGATTACTTCCTCGAGTACGCGAAAGACAAGTACGGCGACCTGTACGATCTCGAGGACTACTGAGGCTGAACCGTCCTCGAGGACGGCCAAGCGGACGCCAGTAATCCTGTATTGAGCCCGACG
It contains:
- a CDS encoding carboxypeptidase M32 — translated: MATVSDSETETDGAYDELLTRIERITNVGNAAGVLRWDQEVVMPEGGTPARAKQLSTLSALGHELLTDERTGVLLEALEDTELDGEEEAVVREIRRRYDRATSVPQDLVEEISETTANAHPTWVEAKEEDDFSIFEPTLEKLVDLQKEYANHIDPDADPYEVLFADYEPYLDLETAERVLERLRDELVPLLEAIDDSEADVETDAFAGTFDDDDQEALARDVLDSLGYDWDRGRLDTAPHPFSTGTQFDARVTTRFDENDLLGSITSTIHEFGHANYTLGLPDEGYGTPLGEARDLTVHESQSRLWENHVGRSRPFWEHFLPIARERFPELEDVSPEAAYEAANQVYDDNLIRVEADELTYHLHIVVRFEIERDLISGDLEVSGVPEAWNDKYEEYLGIRPETDAEGCLQDIHWSHGSFGYFPTYSLGSVLAAQLYAAAEDDLGEFDDRVREGDFADLNGWLREEIHAHGKRYTTPDLVEEATGETYTADYFLEYAKDKYGDLYDLEDY
- a CDS encoding DoxX family protein — encoded protein: MATEEVQLQSTVAGYTATGKLHTLSVWFILALRLMMGLAFFQSGVDKVLSREFSAAGYLTGAAPNNGSPAADLFVAMGETGWFVDFVNVAVPWGEVLIGLGLIFGVLTRLAAFWGAFMMLMFYLGNWDISHGYINGDFAYMLVFLSVAAFGAGRILGLDAYIEQYEVGGQPLVERYPWTRYFLG
- a CDS encoding M20 family metallopeptidase; this translates as MHVRELTRDLVSIPSHQDETAAGDYVEDWLRRETDADVIRDEVGNVIARRGEGGASLALVGHHDVVDPAPSQLDTSGGYVVDERSGRLYGRGAADMKGAVAAAMLAFRDADPAGELVFASFVGEEVGGVGARHAIEHGFAPDYAVVGEGSTNYSGPGVTDVAVAHRGRRGSTITARGTAAHASEPDVGENAIYRAADAVDAIRKLEPPTVEVAGEPLEGQVTVTEIDGGSGINVVPDSCTLTVDERTVPGERVDLESVAALPGIEWTVDQDLPPMRCGDDGFAESVLEVARAVQSDASTPPELVTKPHATDAGWLVQAGTECVVYGPSEPGEAHTATESVSIRVLERCLETYRRLASTGWKRGG
- a CDS encoding PINc/VapC family ATPase — protein: MNVVPDTSVVIDGRVSAAIEDGQFEGATVSVPEAVVAELEAQANDGLDSGWDGLGELKRLAEFADEGRIDLEYVGERPSAIERGHAAEGEIDAVIRDLAEDLEATFVTSDIVQAEVAQAKGLEVDYLSPEVRRVGTLAIEEYFDDQTMSVHLKTDTRPKAKRGEIGDMHYQEIADEPLDEDTMDEYAREVVDGAREATGGFIELSEPGMKIVQFRDYRIAIARPPFSDGIEITAVRPIVQTDIEDYEHADELKERLLERQRGVLISGSPGAGKSTFAQSVARYLNDHDYAVKTMEKPRDLQVGPEITQYTELGGRMDKTADALLMVRPDYTIYDEVRKTDDFEVFADMRLAGVGMIGVVHATRPIDALQRLVGRVELGMIPQVVDTVVYIDAGEVSTVYDVKTEVKVPAGLTEEDLARPVIQVTDFQTGKPAYEIYTFNRQVVTVPLEDGGETAESGVDRIAKSEIEREIRSIARGYVDVQLKSQNRAVVYVEEDDISTVIGKGGGRITDVENRLGIDIDVRTHDENPHYGSDSSGGGGGGGSGRGGHGNAGGNSGNAQPAGQIVTPEITSRHVIVPVDGNHGETVEVQAGGEYLFTATVSRGGEIQVSRGSAIADDLEDAIDRKQPITVVPS
- a CDS encoding O-antigen ligase family protein, which encodes MATIDQQPASPLVFDRSDGWLVTGATGLLFACYLGLVVVANATDSVHAWHLAAVAVVPGAVLGCRLAVASSREAVRRGLGLAIIFAAAAAVLVVVYQSRSPGFGLESTRPLSVVAVFVAIVSFFLLVTDARQYSVGEWVAIGCFAVLAAVSLAHTLAFVPSSSQSRWPVWALVVMGSSLVVIPRLVPERVFLWTISRLAAAVVLLGLVTYLVGDYSLWLFEVRQWSGSPSLPGIETDVTIMRSIFVNPNSLGVVTFAGFVAAMVEFHRAVATRRPLGGAVTAALAGICGLGLFLSNARASMLAAATAVVVYAGYVVFGRRAVPAVLVATALTIGGFLLGMYVDVIGISDSNRFALWAGSLAAIRDGPLLFGYGAPAGHVIEPYLEGGLSASPHNSYLSVFVRFGLVGGLAYLGLVVGSVVAGAIEYREVDVAMLAFAAGWAVHQLFESYTLFWWSPGAVIGSLVIGYLLFGD